GCTCCATGGCGACGTGATGCACATGCCCATGGGCTACGACACGCCGCTGGTGGACCGGGGCGCGTCGCTGTCGGGAGGGCAGCGGCAGCGGCTGGCGCTGGCGCGAGCGCTGATGCAGAAGCCGGCGGTGCTGCTGCTGGACGAGGCCACCAGCTCGCTGGACGCCATCACCGAGGCGCGGGTGCAACAAGCACTGGAGTCGCTCCAGTGCACGCGCGTCATCATCGCCCACCGGCTGAGCACGGTGGTGGACGCGGACCTCATCCTGGTGATGGACGAGGGCCACCTGGTGGAGGCGGGAAAGCACCAGGAGCTGCTGCTGCGCGGGGGCATCTACGCGGAGCTGGTGCGCGCCCAGATGCGCGGCGGCGGCCGGGCGGAGTGAGGCTCACCTCCCCGCGTCACCAATGTCTTTCACGAACTCCTTCCAGGTGCCTGCTCCGATTTTCCGAGGCAGGCATCGTCCAAGGAGGATGACTTTGAAAAAGGAAATGATTGTCAGGGCCTGGAAGGATCCGTCGTACCGGGCGAGCCTCTCCGAGGAGGAGCGCGCCTCCCTCCCCGAGTCTCCCTCCGGGAGGGCGATGACCGAGCTCGACGACGGTGAGTTGCTCGGCATCTCCGGTGGGAAGCGGAGCCCGGACTACTCCATCGACACCTTCCGCTGCCCCGCCCCCACCTTCTTCGACTGTCAGGTGACCATCAACTCGTGCGGAATCGTCGCCTGCGTGTAGTGGTGGGCGGAGCCCGGTCACTCCGGACGGGCTGCCTGGGAACCGGGCTCCGCCTTCCACCGCCCGAGCAGTGCGTTCGTGTCGTGCTCGCCACGAAGAGCTGGAGGGTGCCGCTCAGGTCCCTTCACCGCCGGGCGATGCGCCTTTCACAATCGGCCGCCCGCTGCGGCACCATTCGCTCCACGAGCCGACGTAAAGCCTGGACCCCGTGAGCCCCGCGTGCTCCAGGGCAAGCAACGTGTGGCACGCCGTGACTCCCGAGCCACAATGCACGATCACCTCCGAGGGCTCGCGCTCACCGAGCACCGCCCGGTACTTCCTGGCGAGCTCCTCGGACGGCAGGAAGCGCCCGTCGGGGCCGAGGTTGCTCGCGAAGGGCACGTTGATCGCGCCGGGCAGGTGGCCGGGGACCGGATCGATGGGCTCGCTCTCACCGCGGTAGCGCACGGCATCGCGCACGTCGATGACGAGACGTCCTGCATCTCGCGCCGCGCGGGCGACCTCGTCCACGTCCGCCGTCGGGCGCATCCAGCGCTCGAAGGGGTACGCGGGGCGCTGGGCGGGACGCGAGCCGGAGGTACCGGCCGGGATGCCTGCCGCGAGCGCGGCCTCGAGCCCCCCATCGAGCACCCGTACGTCCTCGTGACCGGCGGCCCTGAGCATCCACCAGAAGCGCGACGCCGCGTTCGCGCCACTCTTGTCGTCGTAGACGGCGACCCTCGTGTCCGGCCCGATTCCCAACCGCCCGAGCAAAGCCGCGAACGTCTCGGGAGCAGGCAGGGGGTGCCGCCCACCTCGCGCGGGATCGGCGGGCTTGCTCGCGAGATCCTGATCGAGGTCGACATGGAGTGCACCTTCGAGGTGCCGCTCCTCGTACCGCGCCCGCGCCCCAGGGCCGCTCCGCGCGTCGATGAGGACGAGGTTCCGCCGCGCCTCGGGCGCGACCAGCTCACGGGGATCGATCAAGGGACTCGGCATGGAGTGCTCCGGGTTCAAACTGATCCACCTCGGGTGGACTCCGTGATGCTCCAACATTTTCCAGCATCATTGAAAAAAGTTACACTTCCCGTGTCCTGAATCGGAGCAAACGGCCTCGAGCGGACCGGGGGAGTGCCTATGAGAGTTCAGAACCAGTCATTGCGTGCGATGTGGCTGGCACCACTGCTGGCCTGTGTGTTGGCGGCCTGCGGTGGATCTCCCCCGGTCAACGTGGGCTCCGGCTCCGATGGAACGGGCGACGTTCGAGACTCCGGAACGACATCACCGGCACCGGACGGAGGCACGGGTACCGGCTCGGACGCGGGCATGGGTACTGACACCGACGCGGGCACTGGTACCGACTCGGACGCGGGCACCGGTAGCGATACCGACGCGGGCACCGGTAGCGATACCGACTCGGGCACCGGCACCGACTCGGACGCGGGCACGGGCACCGACTCGGACGCGGGCACCGGTAGCGATACCGACGCGGGCACCGGTAGCGATACCGACGCGGGCACGGGCACCGACTCGGACGCGGGTACGGGTACTGACACCGACGCGGGCACGGGCACCGATTCGGACGCTGGCGTCTCGCCGTTGAGTGCGAACGCGGGTGGGGACAAGACCCTCTGCGCGGGCCAGTCCGTCGCCATCGGCCTGCCGGCGAGTGGCGGAATGCCTCCCTATACGTATGCGTGGAGCACGAGCCCCGTGTGCACGGGCTGCTTCGACAGTGCCACCGTGGCCTCGCCCATCGTGACGCCTCCGGTCACCACCACCTTCACCCAGACGGTCACCGACGCCCTCTCGCAGACGGCCTCCGCGGGCGCCGTGATCACCGTGCTCCCGAGCCCGGGCAATGCCGGCTCGGATGTGTATCTCGACCCGGGCGCCTCCTCCATCATCGGGCCCACGCCGGTCTCCGGTGGCACCTACACCTGGTCCTGCAACCGCGCGGATTGCGCGCTCTCGTCCACCAACGTGGCACAGCCGGTGGCGGGTCCCGCGCGTACGACGACCTATACGCTCGATGCCAGCAGCGGGCCGGGCTGCACCACGCGCAGCACCGTCACCGTCCAGGTCAACCTGAAGGCGGACACCGTGCCACGGGACGGAGAGACGGCCTTCCCGCTGACCTCCGCGCTGCTCGTCCAGTTCGACCAGCCCATCAACCCGGCCACCCTCTCCTCCTCCACGGTGCGGGTCGAGGAGGCCCTCACCGGCACTCCGGTGACGGTGAACCTCTCCTACGACGCGGCCAAGCGGCAGCTCTGGGTGAAGCTCCCCACGGGCGCCAGCTACACCGCCCTCACGGACTACACCCTCACGCTCAGGGGCGGCGCATCGGGCATCGCCTCGGATGACGCCATCCAGCCCAACCTGTTCCCCTCGGACGTGCAGGTGGACTTCACCACGGACGCCGCGCCGGACTCCACGCCCCCGAGCATCACCTTCCGAAGCCCGGCGAGCGGGGCCTCGGCCGTGGCCAGCAACACCTCCGTCGTGGTGACCTTCAGCGAGGCGGTGAATCCCGCGACGGTGACGGGCTCCCAGTTCACGCTCTCCAGCGCTGGCGGGCCGGTGACGGGCACGGTGCGCTACGACGCGGCCAGCTGGACGGCCACGTTCACCCCGTCGGCGGCACTGGCCGCTTCCACCGCCTACACGGCGTCGCTCTCGAACGTGCAGGACCTCTCCGGCCTCTCCATCGCCGCGACGAGCTGGACCTTCACCACGGGCCTGGCGCCGGACGCCACGCCGCCCACGGTGACGGCGGTGAGCCCGGCGGCTGGAGCCGCGGCCGTGGCCTCCTCGGATCCCATCCTGGTGACGTTCAGCGAGAACGTGGACATCGCGAGCCTCACGGGTCTGCGGCTGCTCCAGGTGTCCAATGGCACGGCCGTGGCGGGCGGCGTCAGCTACAACGCCACCACCCGCGTGGCCACCTTCACGACCTCGGTGCTGCTCGGCTCGCTGACCACCTACGAGGTGAACGTGAGCGGGGTGAAGGATCTGGCGGGCAATGCCATGGCGTCGCCCTTCACCTCGCGCTTCACCACCCGGCGCACGCTCTTCGCGGACAACTTCGAGAGCGGCACGGGCGCGTGGAGTCTGCCGGCCCCCTCCACCGGAGTGCCCTGGAGCCTCACCACCGCCAACTTCCACAGCTCGAACCACAGCCTCACCGACAGCGCGGGGGGCAAGTACGTGAGCAACGTCGTGAGCTACGCCGAGCTGGCGTCGCCGTTGAGCGTCTCGGGCCTCACGTCGGTGTCGGTGCAGTTCTGGATGAAGGCGCGCACGGAGCGGAACAAGGACTTCGTCTCGGTGGAGGCGAGCGTCGACGGAGGCGCCTGGACGTCGCTCACGGCCAGGCCCTACACGGGCAACCTGTCGTGGGCGGTGCGCTCGCTCAACCTGCCGCTCTCGGGCAAGTCGACGCTGCGCATCCGCTTCCGCTTCGAGTCCAACAACACCAAGAACTTCGACGGCGTGTACGTGGATGACATCATCATCCAGTCGCCCTGACGTCAGGGCACTGGAGCGTCCATGACCAGTCCCCCACCGCCACAGCAGGTCGTCTGGGCCGAGCGCATCGCCGTGGTCCGCAAGCACCACGACATGGAGTCCCGGCTCACGGCGCCGGTCAGTGAGCGGATGCTCGACCTCGCCGGGCTTCGGCCCGGCATGCGGGTGCTCGATGTAGCGTCGGGCATGGGAGAGCCTTCACTCCGCGCAGCGCGGCGGGTGGGCCCTTCCGGCTTCGTGCTGGGAACGGACCTGGTCGACGGCATGCTCGAGGTCGCACGGGAGCAGGCACGTGCCCTGGCGCTCTCGAACATCGAGTTCCGTGCAGGAGATGCGGAGACGCTCGAGTTGCCGGAGCGGTCCTTCGATGCGGCGACCGTGCGCTGGGCGTTGATGTACATGCCCCGGCCCGAACGGGCGCTCGAGCGGATCTGGCGAGCGCTCCAGCCCTCCGGGCTCCTGGTGTGCACGACCTGGGGAGGATTCGATCAGGTCGAGTACTCGGCATTGCCGCGCAGGACCATGGCCCGCTTCCGTCCGCTTCCCACCGTCGAGCCCGATGCGCCCAGCGTGTTCCGCTACGCCGACCCCGAGCGCTTCGGCGCGGTGTTGAGGCACAGCGGGTTCTCGGTGGAGCACGTCGAGTCCATGTACATCCCCGTCATGGAAGCGGCGGATGGTGCGGGAGTCGTACAGTGGATCCGCTCGTTCGGCGGCCCGGTGGCGAAGCTCGCACAGGAGCTGACACCGGAGGAGCAGCGGGCCTGGGAGGAGGAGGTCATCCGCGAGTGCGAGCCCTACCGGACGGACGGGAAGGTGCAGCTCGGCGGAGTGACGTGGCTCTTCGCGGCGAGGAGAACGGAGCGAGAACCCGCGTCTCACTCCTCCGCGTAGCCGCCGAAGATCAGGCCGACGCCCCCATGGAGCGCCGTGGTCGAGGAGCCGAAGGTGGTGCCCACCCGATGCAGCAGGGAGACCTCGGGAACGACGCGGAACGCCTGGCCGACGGGAATGGCCAGACCCAGTGACGAGCCCACGACGAAGTTGTTGGCGAAGGTCTGGGACGTGGGCGGCTGCCCGGTGTTGATGACGTAGCCCACCCGGGGTCCGAGCACGAGCTGGCTTCCGTTCAGGTTGACGCCCACCAGCAACGGCAGGGAGGGGAAGACGAGGGCCGAAGAGGCGGAGGTGATGGGAACCACGAAGGCGAGGCTGGGGGCCAGCGTGACGTCAACCCCGCTCTTCAGCGAGGGCGAGCGCAGCAGCGCGACCCGGGTATCCACCTCGACGCCCGGCAGGAACAAGCGAGCGCCCACGTCGACCCGCTCGCTCACGCCATAGCGGACAGCCAACTCGCCCTGGGGGATGTAGCCAACGTTGCCTTGGATGCCACCGGAGACCGACACCTGGAGCTCCCCCGGGTCCACGGTACGGGCCATGCCCGTCGACACGCAGCCCGACAGCGCGCCCAGACCCGCCACGCACGCCATGAGCGGAAAAATGGTTCTCTTCATGTCCAGCCCCATAGCACGGGCCGAACCAGCGAGCCCCGTGTCACATCCGGGGCCCTCTCACTCCAACCGGGTGCCGGAAGCGAACCCCCCGGCTCCAACCCTGGAGTGAACACGATGAAGAAGGAATGGATTGTCCGTGCCTGGAAGGACCCCGCGTTCCGCGCCAACCTCTCCGCCGAGGAGCGGGCCTCCCTCCCCGAGTCTCCCTCGGGCCGGGCGTTGACCGAGCTCGACGAGAGCGAGTTGCTCGGCATCACCGGCGGCAGGGCGGCCCTGGAGCCCTCCACGGGGTGTACGGATGGCTCGCAGCCGACGTGCGGCATCGTCCTGTGCAGCGTTCTCGAGGCCGCCTGACCGTTTCTCCGGACCCCAGGTGACCCTCCATGCAAGTCATTGCTCCTGTCTTTCCCTGGAAGAAAGCCGCATTCCTTCACGAGCGGGCCACCGCGAAGACCGAGGACCCCCCTTCAGGGAGTGAGCCGGTGCTCCAGGAAGCCGAGCGCCGGGCGAGCGCCTGGTGTCAGCTCATGGCGGGAGACGATGCGACGCTCGACGAGCGGCTGAAGAGCGTCGGGCTCGACCGGGAGGCCTTCCTGCGGATCCTCGTCCGGTCGGGGAACCAGGAGGAGGCCCCCGAGGACAGTGGCTCCTGGGTGTCCCTCATCGAGGAGGTCATCGAGCAGCGGCATGCCGGAGAACCGCTGCCTCCCTCGCTCCAGCCGCCCTCCGGTCCGGGGCAACCCGGGCTGGCGTTCTCCGGTTTCCTCCAACCCTTCATCCGGCTCGCCGCCGCGAGGTTGCGCACGGTCACCGCCGCGCTGCAGGCCCGTTTCGGACTGGGGCTCCCGCTGCTGTCGTCCGAGGCCGAGGCCTCGCTGCTCGAGAGCCTGGCGCGCCGGCTCCAGTCCCTGTCCACCCGCACCCTCATCCTCGAGCTCAACGTGGCGCGGGTCATGGAGGAGCTCCCAGGAGACAGTCCCCAGGAGCGCTTCCACCACTTCTCCACCGTGCGTCTCCAGGAGCCGAGGGTGCTCGTCGCCCTGCTGCGGGAGTACCCGGTGCTCGCCCGCTTGCTGGCCACCAGCACCGAGCGGTGGCTCACCGTGAGCCTGGAGCTCCTCGAGCGCATCGCCAGCGAGCGCGAGCAGCTCGGCCAGTCCTTCCTCGGGGGCCAGGACATCGGCTCCCTGGTGGGCCTCCAGTCGGGCGTCTCGGACCTGCACCGCGAGGGGCGGAGCGTGGTCCTGCTGCGCTTCAGCTCCGGCCTGCGGCTCGTCTACAAGCCCAAGTCGCTCGCGGTGGACGTCCGCTTCCAACAGCTCCTCCAGACCCTGAACAGCTGGGGCGCACGCCACCCGCACCGCGTGCTCACCGTGTTGGACCGCGGCACCCATGGCTGGGTCGAGTACGTGGAGGCCACGGGCTGTGACTCGCGCGAGGCGCTCCAGCGCTTCTACTGGCGGCAGGGCAGCTCGCTGGCCCTGCTCCACCTGCTGGCGGCCGTGGACTTCCACCTGGAGAACCTCATCGCCGCGGGCGAGTACCCCGTGCTCGTGGACCTGGAAGCGCTCTTCCATCAGCGGCTCGCGCTGGAGGCGGGGGACTCGGCCATGCAGCGCGCCTGG
The sequence above is drawn from the Archangium gephyra genome and encodes:
- a CDS encoding mersacidin/lichenicidin family type 2 lantibiotic; amino-acid sequence: MIVRAWKDPSYRASLSEEERASLPESPSGRAMTELDDGELLGISGGKRSPDYSIDTFRCPAPTFFDCQVTINSCGIVACV
- a CDS encoding sulfurtransferase, which encodes MPSPLIDPRELVAPEARRNLVLIDARSGPGARARYEERHLEGALHVDLDQDLASKPADPARGGRHPLPAPETFAALLGRLGIGPDTRVAVYDDKSGANAASRFWWMLRAAGHEDVRVLDGGLEAALAAGIPAGTSGSRPAQRPAYPFERWMRPTADVDEVARAARDAGRLVIDVRDAVRYRGESEPIDPVPGHLPGAINVPFASNLGPDGRFLPSEELARKYRAVLGEREPSEVIVHCGSGVTACHTLLALEHAGLTGSRLYVGSWSEWCRSGRPIVKGASPGGEGT
- a CDS encoding Ig-like domain-containing protein, coding for MGTDTDAGTGTDSDAGTGSDTDAGTGSDTDSGTGTDSDAGTGTDSDAGTGSDTDAGTGSDTDAGTGTDSDAGTGTDTDAGTGTDSDAGVSPLSANAGGDKTLCAGQSVAIGLPASGGMPPYTYAWSTSPVCTGCFDSATVASPIVTPPVTTTFTQTVTDALSQTASAGAVITVLPSPGNAGSDVYLDPGASSIIGPTPVSGGTYTWSCNRADCALSSTNVAQPVAGPARTTTYTLDASSGPGCTTRSTVTVQVNLKADTVPRDGETAFPLTSALLVQFDQPINPATLSSSTVRVEEALTGTPVTVNLSYDAAKRQLWVKLPTGASYTALTDYTLTLRGGASGIASDDAIQPNLFPSDVQVDFTTDAAPDSTPPSITFRSPASGASAVASNTSVVVTFSEAVNPATVTGSQFTLSSAGGPVTGTVRYDAASWTATFTPSAALAASTAYTASLSNVQDLSGLSIAATSWTFTTGLAPDATPPTVTAVSPAAGAAAVASSDPILVTFSENVDIASLTGLRLLQVSNGTAVAGGVSYNATTRVATFTTSVLLGSLTTYEVNVSGVKDLAGNAMASPFTSRFTTRRTLFADNFESGTGAWSLPAPSTGVPWSLTTANFHSSNHSLTDSAGGKYVSNVVSYAELASPLSVSGLTSVSVQFWMKARTERNKDFVSVEASVDGGAWTSLTARPYTGNLSWAVRSLNLPLSGKSTLRIRFRFESNNTKNFDGVYVDDIIIQSP
- a CDS encoding class I SAM-dependent methyltransferase, with the protein product MTSPPPPQQVVWAERIAVVRKHHDMESRLTAPVSERMLDLAGLRPGMRVLDVASGMGEPSLRAARRVGPSGFVLGTDLVDGMLEVAREQARALALSNIEFRAGDAETLELPERSFDAATVRWALMYMPRPERALERIWRALQPSGLLVCTTWGGFDQVEYSALPRRTMARFRPLPTVEPDAPSVFRYADPERFGAVLRHSGFSVEHVESMYIPVMEAADGAGVVQWIRSFGGPVAKLAQELTPEEQRAWEEEVIRECEPYRTDGKVQLGGVTWLFAARRTEREPASHSSA
- a CDS encoding mersacidin/lichenicidin family type 2 lantibiotic; protein product: MKKEWIVRAWKDPAFRANLSAEERASLPESPSGRALTELDESELLGITGGRAALEPSTGCTDGSQPTCGIVLCSVLEAA